In Rhizophagus irregularis chromosome 26, complete sequence, one genomic interval encodes:
- a CDS encoding U4/U6-U5 snRNP complex subunit lsm8 yields the protein MTDLQKYVDLTVEVITSDGRVIVGTLKGFDQTTNVILAGCHERIFSETEGVERVPLGLYIIRGDNICLIGELDQERDASIDLTEIRAAPITDISRR from the exons ATGACTGATTTGCAGAAATATGTTGATT TAACAGTCGAAGTAATTACTTCCGATGGGCGAGTTATAGTG GGAACTTTAAAAGGGTTTGATCAAACTACAAATGTGATCCTAGCTGGATGTCATGAACGTATTTTTTCAGAAACTGAGGGAGTTGAAAGAGTGCCTCTtggattatatataatacGAGGAGACAATAT ATGCTTGATTGGTGAATTGGATCAAGAACGAGATGCATCTATAGACCTTACTGAGATTAGAGCGGCTCCTATTACCGATATTTCTAGAcgttga